The proteins below come from a single Periophthalmus magnuspinnatus isolate fPerMag1 chromosome 7, fPerMag1.2.pri, whole genome shotgun sequence genomic window:
- the trim33 gene encoding E3 ubiquitin-protein ligase TRIM33 isoform X4, with translation MADNKGEEEMDPSANSDPGPTIQKNELSEIKTEAEAEPTSNEKDDICTESSETTEQTPTPASDGGDASSGAAVTAGAGTEGNESTRSTSGTASPADTAASTNADPVETEPIPAAEDAPAGGLSTEMSPPPTAPAATPVPAPINLLDTCAVCKQSLQNRDCEPKLLPCLHSFCLKCIPQPDRQVSVQVPGPHGHTDTHIVNVMRCSVCFQDYKQLDIIDNYFVKDTSDATSSSDEKSAQVCTSCEDNAGTIGFCVECGEWLCKTCVEAHQRVKITKDHTIRTKEDANTETVGTSGQRPVFCPIHKQEHLKLFCETCDTLTCRDCQLLEHKEHRYQFLEEAFMNQKGMIEATMAKLQEKKNFVHFTVSQVQSRLKELNETHKKVEHEIKIAVFTLINEINKKGKSLLQQLEGLTKERSLRLAAMHKDTTQLAHQIHHVLNFCHWAITTGSSTALLYSKRLILFQLRQLFKARVEPPPQSNGVVRFFCDPTFWAKNVVNLGNLVIEKPPPVTQPQNVMVGGPPLPPGQVHPGKHPGQINLAQLRLQHMQQAAFAQKQQHQQQQQQQQMQQMRLASQMSQQHPRPGGPAMVQQPPRLISMQQLPRGPGGMNGAAGPPMFPSSAHHMRLPGPSQGRMPAAQPRHNGQPYPQMMQAQLQRQHSNPGHAGPFPVASLHNANPTSPTSASMAGAHSHRGPTSPILGPIELIPSVTNPENLPCLPEIPPIQLEDAGSSSLGHLLSRYIQISTHQGPLDMNTSPGLSTHSPGSSGVSNAHTPARPSSTSSTGSRGSCSSSGRAAGGTVVEQVRVKQEPGTEEGYSCTTSLKTERGKDGRSACMMSSTEDSSHPVLSSVSAGQDALRTLDELIKQESQSQMCAGLNGSTSLSSTMTTTSSSSSTPLTNGSTDKKPEGGASATNSKEDDPNEDWCAVCINGGDLICCDRCPKVFHMRCHVPTIKIFPKGDFLCTFCRSLSNPEIQYCDENRKQKGEPALSPEDQRRCERLLLYIFCHELSVGFREPVSSSVPNYYKIIKQPMDLKKVKKRLQGRSSQFYQTTQDFVSDMRLIFKNCAQYNEMSRIIQVYDEKKQINNQVGSEMAISGKAVSLYFEEKLLELFPGQTFPDNPEPETLEESQNQEDSEDSDDDFVQPRRKRLKTDEKVLHIK, from the exons ATGGCGGACAACAAAGGCGAGGAGGAGATGGACCCGTCCGCTAATTCGGACCCAGGGCCTACAATACAGAAAAATGAACTGTCGGAAATCAAAACAGAGGCAGAAGCAGAACCCACCTCGAATGAGAAGGACGATATTTGTACGGAGTCCAGTGAAACCACAGAGCAAACGCCTACCCCCGCCAGTGACGGAGGAGACGCTAGCAGCGGAGCTGCTGTTACTGCGGGAGCAGGCACCGAGGGGAACGAGAGCACTAGGAGCACTAGCGGCACCGCTAGCCCGGCTGACACCGCTGCCAGCACCAATGCAGACCCTGTCGAAACAGAACCTATCCCCGCCGCCGAGGACGCTCCTGCTGGCGGACTTAGCACTGAAATGTCTCCACCTCCTACTGCTCCAGCGGCCACACCGGTTCCCGCTCCGATAAATTTACTGGATACGTGCGCTGTGTGTAAACAAAGTCTGCAGAACCGAGACTGTGAGCCTAAACTACTCCCGTGTTTGCACTCGTTCTGTCTAAAGTGTATCCCGCAGCCGGACAGACAGGTCAGTGTGCAGGTGCCTGGACCACACGGACACACGGACACTCATATTG TCAATGTCATGCGCTGTTCGGTGTGCTTCCAGGATTACAAACAACTGGACATCATCGACAACTATTTTGTCAAAGACACGTCTGACGCCACCAGCTCATCTGATGAAAAGTCTGCCCAG gTGTGCACGAGTTGTGAGGACAATGCAGGAACAATAGGCTTCTGTGTAGAGTGTGGTGAGTGGCTGTGTAAGACATGTGTAGAGGCTCACCAGAGGGTGAAGATCACTAAAGACCACACTATCCGCACCAAAGAGGACGCCAACACAG agactgtggggacGTCAGGACAGAGACCAGTGTTCTGTCCCATTCACAAACAGGAGCATCTGAAGCTGTTCTGTGAGACATGTGACACACTCACGTGTAGAGATTGTCAGCTGCTGGAGCACAAGGAGCACAG GTACCAGTTTCTGGAGGAGGCCTTCATGAATCAGAAGGGCATGATTGAAGCCACAATGGCCAAGCTTCAAGAAAAAAAGAACTTTGTCCATTTCACCGTGTCTCAGGTGCAAAGCAG GCTGAAAGAGCTTAATGAGACGCACAAGAAGGTGGAGCACGAGATTAAAATTGCAGTGTTTACTCTGATAAATGAAATCAATAAGAAGGGGAAGTCCCTGCTGCAGCAGTTAGAG GGTTTGACCAAAGAACGCAGTTTACGTCTAGCAGCCATGCACAAAGACACCACTCAGCTGGCCCATCAGATCCACCATGTGCTAAACTTCTGTCACTGGGCCATCACCACTGGCAGCAGCACCGCTCTACTCTACAGCAAGAGACTG ATTCTGTTTCAGCTTCGCCAGCTCTTTAAGGCCAGGGTAGAGCCCCCACCTCAGTCCAATGGAGTGGTACGCTTCTTCTGTGACCCTACGTTCTGGGCCAAAAATGTTGTGAATCTAG GCAATCTGGTCATTGAGAAGCCACCCCCAGTGACACAGCCTCAGAATGTTATGGTGGGtggccctcctcttcctccgggGCAGGTGCACCCGGGGAAACACCCAGGACAGATCAACCTGGCCCAGCTGAGACTGCAGCACATGCAGCAGGCTGCCTTTGCCCAGAAACAGCAACAccagcaacagcagcaacagcagcagatgCAGCAGATGAGACTGGCCTCACAGATGTCTCAGCAGCACCCCCGGCCAGGAGGGCCCGCTATGGTACAACAG CCTCCACGGCTCATCAGTATGCAGCAGCTTCCTCGAGGGCCCGGGGGTATGAACGGTGCCGCGGGGCCCCCCATGTTCCCCTCCTCCGCTCACCACATGCGCCTGCCAGGGCCCTCCCAGGGCCGCATGCCTGCAGCACAGCCCAGACACAACGGACAGCCTTATCCTCAGATGATGCAGGCTCAGCTCCAGAGACAG CACTCAAACCCAGGCCACGCGGGCCCCTTCCCTGTAGCCTCCCTCCATAACGCTAACCCCACCAGTCCAACCAGCGCCAGTATGGCTGGAGCACACTCTCACCGTGGCCCGACCAGCCCCATCCTGGGACCCATCGAGCTCATCCCTTCTGTTACCAACCCAGAGAACCTGCCCTGTCTGCCTGAGATCCCACCCATCCAG CTTGAGGATGCAGGCTCCAGTAGCCTGGGGCACCTCCTCTCTCGGTATATCCAAATCAGCACTCACCAAGGCCCATTGGACATGAACACATCACCAGGGTTATCCACACATTCCCCGGGATCATCAG GGGTTTCCAATGCCCACACACCAGCACGGCCTTCCAGCACATCCAGCACGGGCAGCAGGGGCAG CTGTAGCTCATCTGGGAGAGCGGCAGGCGGCACAGTGGTGGAACAGGTCCGTGTAAAACAGGAGCCTGGCACTGAAGAAGGCTACTCGTGTACAACTTCTCTTAAGACAGAAAGGGGCAAAGATGGGAGGAGTGCGTGCATG atgagCAGCACTGAAGACAGCTCTCACCCTGTGTTATCATCAGTGTCCGCGGGCCAGGATGCTCTCAGGACTCTGGATGAGTTGATAAAGCAAGAGTCACAGTCTCAAATGTGTGCTGGCCTTAATggttccacctctctctcctccactatGACCACTACCTCATCGTCCAGCAGCACACCCCTCACCAATGGCAGCACTGACAAAAAGCCAGAGGGCGGGGCTTCAGCTACCAATTCAAAGGAGGATGACCCCAATGAAGACTGGTGTGCCGTGTGCATCAACGGAGGAGACCTAATCTGCTGCGACCGCTGTCCCAAAGTATTCCATATGAGATGCCATGTACCCACCATTAAAATCTTCCCCAA aGGGGACTTCCTGTGTACGTTCTGCCGGAGTCTATCAAACCCAGAGATCCAGTACTGTGATGAGAATCGCAAACAGAAGGGGGAGCCAGCTCTCAGTCCTGAGGACCAAAGG AGATGTGAACGCCTTCTGCTCTACATCTTCTGTCATGAGCTCAGTGTAGGCTTCAGGGAGCCAGTCTCTTCTTCA GTACCCAATTACTACAAGATCATAAAACAGCCCATGGACCtgaagaaggtgaagaagaggctgcaggggcggagctCCCAGTTTTACCAGACCACACAGGACTTTGTGTCAGACATGAGGCTCATCTTTAAGAACTGCGCACAGTACAATGAG ATGTCTCGAATAATCCAGGTTTATGATGAGAAGAAACAGATTAATAACCAG GTGGGATCAGAGATGGCCATCTCCGGCAAAGCAGTGAGCCTGTATTTTGAGGAGAAGTTACTGGAGTTATTCCCAGGTCAGACTTTCCCTGATAATCCTGAACCGGAAACTCTGGAGGAATCACAAAACCAAGAAGATTCGGAGGACTCTGACGACGACTTTGTACAACCCAGAAGGAAACGATTAAAAACGGATGAGAAGGTGCTCCACATAAAGTGA
- the trim33 gene encoding E3 ubiquitin-protein ligase TRIM33 isoform X1, producing MADNKGEEEMDPSANSDPGPTIQKNELSEIKTEAEAEPTSNEKDDICTESSETTEQTPTPASDGGDASSGAAVTAGAGTEGNESTRSTSGTASPADTAASTNADPVETEPIPAAEDAPAGGLSTEMSPPPTAPAATPVPAPINLLDTCAVCKQSLQNRDCEPKLLPCLHSFCLKCIPQPDRQVSVQVPGPHGHTDTHIVNVMRCSVCFQDYKQLDIIDNYFVKDTSDATSSSDEKSAQVCTSCEDNAGTIGFCVECGEWLCKTCVEAHQRVKITKDHTIRTKEDANTETVGTSGQRPVFCPIHKQEHLKLFCETCDTLTCRDCQLLEHKEHRYQFLEEAFMNQKGMIEATMAKLQEKKNFVHFTVSQVQSRLKELNETHKKVEHEIKIAVFTLINEINKKGKSLLQQLEGLTKERSLRLAAMHKDTTQLAHQIHHVLNFCHWAITTGSSTALLYSKRLILFQLRQLFKARVEPPPQSNGVVRFFCDPTFWAKNVVNLGNLVIEKPPPVTQPQNVMVGGPPLPPGQVHPGKHPGQINLAQLRLQHMQQAAFAQKQQHQQQQQQQQMQQMRLASQMSQQHPRPGGPAMVQQPPRLISMQQLPRGPGGMNGAAGPPMFPSSAHHMRLPGPSQGRMPAAQPRHNGQPYPQMMQAQLQRQMSLESELSHQRFRFLLQSGHSNPGHAGPFPVASLHNANPTSPTSASMAGAHSHRGPTSPILGPIELIPSVTNPENLPCLPEIPPIQLEDAGSSSLGHLLSRYIQISTHQGPLDMNTSPGLSTHSPGSSGVSNAHTPARPSSTSSTGSRGSCSSSGRAAGGTVVEQVRVKQEPGTEEGYSCTTSLKTERGKDGRSACMMSSTEDSSHPVLSSVSAGQDALRTLDELIKQESQSQMCAGLNGSTSLSSTMTTTSSSSSTPLTNGSTDKKPEGGASATNSKEDDPNEDWCAVCINGGDLICCDRCPKVFHMRCHVPTIKIFPKGDFLCTFCRSLSNPEIQYCDENRKQKGEPALSPEDQRRCERLLLYIFCHELSVGFREPVSSSVPNYYKIIKQPMDLKKVKKRLQGRSSQFYQTTQDFVSDMRLIFKNCAQYNEMSRIIQVYDEKKQINNQVGSEMAISGKAVSLYFEEKLLELFPGQTFPDNPEPETLEESQNQEDSEDSDDDFVQPRRKRLKTDEKVLHIK from the exons ATGGCGGACAACAAAGGCGAGGAGGAGATGGACCCGTCCGCTAATTCGGACCCAGGGCCTACAATACAGAAAAATGAACTGTCGGAAATCAAAACAGAGGCAGAAGCAGAACCCACCTCGAATGAGAAGGACGATATTTGTACGGAGTCCAGTGAAACCACAGAGCAAACGCCTACCCCCGCCAGTGACGGAGGAGACGCTAGCAGCGGAGCTGCTGTTACTGCGGGAGCAGGCACCGAGGGGAACGAGAGCACTAGGAGCACTAGCGGCACCGCTAGCCCGGCTGACACCGCTGCCAGCACCAATGCAGACCCTGTCGAAACAGAACCTATCCCCGCCGCCGAGGACGCTCCTGCTGGCGGACTTAGCACTGAAATGTCTCCACCTCCTACTGCTCCAGCGGCCACACCGGTTCCCGCTCCGATAAATTTACTGGATACGTGCGCTGTGTGTAAACAAAGTCTGCAGAACCGAGACTGTGAGCCTAAACTACTCCCGTGTTTGCACTCGTTCTGTCTAAAGTGTATCCCGCAGCCGGACAGACAGGTCAGTGTGCAGGTGCCTGGACCACACGGACACACGGACACTCATATTG TCAATGTCATGCGCTGTTCGGTGTGCTTCCAGGATTACAAACAACTGGACATCATCGACAACTATTTTGTCAAAGACACGTCTGACGCCACCAGCTCATCTGATGAAAAGTCTGCCCAG gTGTGCACGAGTTGTGAGGACAATGCAGGAACAATAGGCTTCTGTGTAGAGTGTGGTGAGTGGCTGTGTAAGACATGTGTAGAGGCTCACCAGAGGGTGAAGATCACTAAAGACCACACTATCCGCACCAAAGAGGACGCCAACACAG agactgtggggacGTCAGGACAGAGACCAGTGTTCTGTCCCATTCACAAACAGGAGCATCTGAAGCTGTTCTGTGAGACATGTGACACACTCACGTGTAGAGATTGTCAGCTGCTGGAGCACAAGGAGCACAG GTACCAGTTTCTGGAGGAGGCCTTCATGAATCAGAAGGGCATGATTGAAGCCACAATGGCCAAGCTTCAAGAAAAAAAGAACTTTGTCCATTTCACCGTGTCTCAGGTGCAAAGCAG GCTGAAAGAGCTTAATGAGACGCACAAGAAGGTGGAGCACGAGATTAAAATTGCAGTGTTTACTCTGATAAATGAAATCAATAAGAAGGGGAAGTCCCTGCTGCAGCAGTTAGAG GGTTTGACCAAAGAACGCAGTTTACGTCTAGCAGCCATGCACAAAGACACCACTCAGCTGGCCCATCAGATCCACCATGTGCTAAACTTCTGTCACTGGGCCATCACCACTGGCAGCAGCACCGCTCTACTCTACAGCAAGAGACTG ATTCTGTTTCAGCTTCGCCAGCTCTTTAAGGCCAGGGTAGAGCCCCCACCTCAGTCCAATGGAGTGGTACGCTTCTTCTGTGACCCTACGTTCTGGGCCAAAAATGTTGTGAATCTAG GCAATCTGGTCATTGAGAAGCCACCCCCAGTGACACAGCCTCAGAATGTTATGGTGGGtggccctcctcttcctccgggGCAGGTGCACCCGGGGAAACACCCAGGACAGATCAACCTGGCCCAGCTGAGACTGCAGCACATGCAGCAGGCTGCCTTTGCCCAGAAACAGCAACAccagcaacagcagcaacagcagcagatgCAGCAGATGAGACTGGCCTCACAGATGTCTCAGCAGCACCCCCGGCCAGGAGGGCCCGCTATGGTACAACAG CCTCCACGGCTCATCAGTATGCAGCAGCTTCCTCGAGGGCCCGGGGGTATGAACGGTGCCGCGGGGCCCCCCATGTTCCCCTCCTCCGCTCACCACATGCGCCTGCCAGGGCCCTCCCAGGGCCGCATGCCTGCAGCACAGCCCAGACACAACGGACAGCCTTATCCTCAGATGATGCAGGCTCAGCTCCAGAGACAG ATGTCTTTAGAATCTGAGCTGAGCCACCAAAGGTTTCGTTTCTTACTACAATCAGGG CACTCAAACCCAGGCCACGCGGGCCCCTTCCCTGTAGCCTCCCTCCATAACGCTAACCCCACCAGTCCAACCAGCGCCAGTATGGCTGGAGCACACTCTCACCGTGGCCCGACCAGCCCCATCCTGGGACCCATCGAGCTCATCCCTTCTGTTACCAACCCAGAGAACCTGCCCTGTCTGCCTGAGATCCCACCCATCCAG CTTGAGGATGCAGGCTCCAGTAGCCTGGGGCACCTCCTCTCTCGGTATATCCAAATCAGCACTCACCAAGGCCCATTGGACATGAACACATCACCAGGGTTATCCACACATTCCCCGGGATCATCAG GGGTTTCCAATGCCCACACACCAGCACGGCCTTCCAGCACATCCAGCACGGGCAGCAGGGGCAG CTGTAGCTCATCTGGGAGAGCGGCAGGCGGCACAGTGGTGGAACAGGTCCGTGTAAAACAGGAGCCTGGCACTGAAGAAGGCTACTCGTGTACAACTTCTCTTAAGACAGAAAGGGGCAAAGATGGGAGGAGTGCGTGCATG atgagCAGCACTGAAGACAGCTCTCACCCTGTGTTATCATCAGTGTCCGCGGGCCAGGATGCTCTCAGGACTCTGGATGAGTTGATAAAGCAAGAGTCACAGTCTCAAATGTGTGCTGGCCTTAATggttccacctctctctcctccactatGACCACTACCTCATCGTCCAGCAGCACACCCCTCACCAATGGCAGCACTGACAAAAAGCCAGAGGGCGGGGCTTCAGCTACCAATTCAAAGGAGGATGACCCCAATGAAGACTGGTGTGCCGTGTGCATCAACGGAGGAGACCTAATCTGCTGCGACCGCTGTCCCAAAGTATTCCATATGAGATGCCATGTACCCACCATTAAAATCTTCCCCAA aGGGGACTTCCTGTGTACGTTCTGCCGGAGTCTATCAAACCCAGAGATCCAGTACTGTGATGAGAATCGCAAACAGAAGGGGGAGCCAGCTCTCAGTCCTGAGGACCAAAGG AGATGTGAACGCCTTCTGCTCTACATCTTCTGTCATGAGCTCAGTGTAGGCTTCAGGGAGCCAGTCTCTTCTTCA GTACCCAATTACTACAAGATCATAAAACAGCCCATGGACCtgaagaaggtgaagaagaggctgcaggggcggagctCCCAGTTTTACCAGACCACACAGGACTTTGTGTCAGACATGAGGCTCATCTTTAAGAACTGCGCACAGTACAATGAG ATGTCTCGAATAATCCAGGTTTATGATGAGAAGAAACAGATTAATAACCAG GTGGGATCAGAGATGGCCATCTCCGGCAAAGCAGTGAGCCTGTATTTTGAGGAGAAGTTACTGGAGTTATTCCCAGGTCAGACTTTCCCTGATAATCCTGAACCGGAAACTCTGGAGGAATCACAAAACCAAGAAGATTCGGAGGACTCTGACGACGACTTTGTACAACCCAGAAGGAAACGATTAAAAACGGATGAGAAGGTGCTCCACATAAAGTGA